The following proteins are encoded in a genomic region of Brachypodium distachyon strain Bd21 chromosome 1, Brachypodium_distachyon_v3.0, whole genome shotgun sequence:
- the LOC100834171 gene encoding probable potassium transporter 13: MDVDVEGAVQPTRRSSWGWQKGTLLLAYQSFGVVYGDLCISPVYVYKNTFSGKLRLHEEDEEILGVLSLVFWSLTLVPLLKYIILVLGADDNGEGGTFALYSLMCRRSRMGLLNSIHAGHGSMTSQEEPCKESRSNLIIRGFIEKHYSLRVVLLLFVLMGTSMVIGDGVLTPTMSVLSAVSGLRIKFPELHENYTVLIACVVLVGLFALQHYGTHRVGFLFAPILISWLACIGGIGIYNILKWNPSVVRALSPYYIYNFFRKAGEDGWSSLGGIVLCITGAEAMFADLGHFSKLSLRLGFTVVVYPCLVLAYMGEAAYLSKHREDLQSSFYKALPDRVFWPVLIIATLATAVGSQAIISATFSIISQCRALGCFPRIKVVHTSSHVHGQIYIPEVNWTLMSLCLAVTIGFRDTEMIGNAYGLAVILVMFTTTCLMFLVITTVWNRSVLWAALFAAVFGSVELLYLSACLAKVPHGGWLPLLLSLATLAVMSAWHYGTAKKQEYELQNKVCLDRFLGLSSGIGLVRVPGVCFVYSSGVSGAGNGVPPMFAHFVTNFPAFHRVLVFVSLQTLTVPKVAAQERFLVGRIGPAHHRMFRCVVRYGYKEGGRWGDHFSFENQLLVKLVEFLRLQQQQRQQLDAAGDGEEEDSSGEMEMSVMSMSSGEIDGKKKKKQVRFDLDLDLDLWRASEEEKELMEEREAGVSYMIGHTCVFAHESSSAVKKFAVNVVYGFLRRNSRRPAVVLGIPHTSLIEVGMAYRV; this comes from the exons ATGGACGTCGACGTGGAGGGCGCTGTGCAGCCAACCAGGAGGAGTTCATGG GGATGGCAGAAAGGGACGCTTCTGCTGGCGTACCAGAGCTTCGGCGTGGTCTACGGCGACCTCTGCATATCCCCGGTCTACGTGTACAAGAACACCTTCTCCGGGAAGCTGCGGCTCcacgaagaagacgaggagatCCTCGGCGTGCTGTCACTCGTCTTCTGGAGCCTCACTCTCGTGCCACTCCTCAAGTACATCATCCTTgtcctcggcgccgacgaTAACGGAGAAG GTGGTACATTTGCCTTGTACTCGCTGATGTGCCGGCGTTCGAGGATGGGGCTCCTGAACAGCATCCACGCCGGCCATGGCTCCATGACGTCCCAGGAAGAGCCCTGCAAGGAGTCGAGGAGCAACCTGATCATCAGAGGGTTCATCGAGAAGCACTACTCTCTCCgtgtggtgctgctgctcttcgTCCTCATGGGCACTAGCATGGTCATCGGCGACGGCGTCCTGACCCCCACAATGTCAG TGTTATCAGCAGTTTCCGGCCTGAGGATCAAGTTTCCGGAACTACATGAAA ATTACACCGTGCTCATCGCGTGTGTCGTTTTGGTGGGGCTGTTCGCACTTCAGCACTACGGGACGCACCGTGTCGGGTTCCTGTTCGCGCCGATCCTCATCTCCTGGCTCGCCTGCATCGGCGGCATTGGGATTTACAACATTTTGAAGTGGAACCCTAGCGTTGTCCGTGCCCTATCTCCGTATTACATATACAACTTCTTCAGGAAGGCCGGTGAGGACGGCTGGAGCTCACTGGGAGGGATTGTTCTTTGCATCACAG GTGCTGAAGCAATGTTTGCTGATCTTGGGCATTTCTCTAAGCTTTCACTGAGG CTTGGATTCACAGTAGTTGTGTATCCTTGCTTAGTTCTGGCTTACATGGGTGAGGCTGCCTATCTGTCCAAACATAGGGAGGATCTCCAAAGTAGCTTCTACAAAGCTCTTCCAG ACCGCGTGTTCTGGCCAGTTCTGATCATTGCGACGCTGGCCACCGCCGTGGGGAGCCAGGCGATCATCTCTGCCACCTTCTCCATCATAAGCCAGTGCAGGGCCTTGGGCTGCTTCCCCCGGATCAAGGTCGTGCACACCTCCAGCCATGTCCACGGCCAGATCTACATCCCGGAGGTGAACTGGACCCTCATGTCCCTCTGCCTCGCCGTCACCATCGGCTTCCGGGACACCGAGATGATCGGCAACGCCTACG gGCTGGCGGTGATCCTGGTGATGTTCACGACGACATGCCTGATGTTCCTGGTGATCACAACGGTATGGAACCGGTCCGTCTTATGGGCGGCGCTCTTCGCCGCGGTCTTCGGCTCCGTCGAGCTCCTCTACCTATCGGCGTGCCTGGCCAAGGTGCCCCACGGCGGctggctgccgctgctgctctccCTGGCCACGCTCGCCGTCATGTCGGCGTGGCACTACGGCACGGCCAAGAAGCAGGAGTACGAGCTGCAGAACAAGGTGTGCCTGGACCGGTTCCTGGGCCTGAGCTCCGGCATCGGGCTCGTGCGCGTGCCGGGCGTCTGCTTCGTGTACTCCTCCggcgtctccggcgccggcaacGGCGTGCCGCCCATGTTCGCGCACTTCGTCACCAACTTCCCGGCGTTCCACCGGGTGCTGGTGTTCGTGTCCCTGCAGACGCTGACGGTGCCCAAGGTGGCGGCCCAGGAGAGGTTCCTCGTGGGCCGGATCGGGCCGGCCCACCACCGGATGTTCCGCTGCGTGGTCCGGTACGGGTACAAGGAAGGCGGCCGGTGGGGGGATCACTTCAGCTTCGAGAACCAGCTGCTCGTCAAGCTCGTCGAgttcctccgcctccagcaACAACAGCGGCAGCAATtggacgccgccggcgacggggaagaagaagacagctCTGGAGAGATGGAGATGTCGGTGATGTCGATGAGCTCCGGGGAGATCGacggcaagaagaagaagaagcaggtgCGGTTCGATCTGGATCTGGACCTGGATTTATGGcgggcgtcggaggaggagaaggagctgatggaggagagggaggccggGGTGTCGTACATGATCGGGCACACGTGCGTGTTCGCGCACGagtcgtcgtcggcggtgaAGAAGTTCGCCGTCAACGTGGTCTACGGCTTCCTGCGGCGGAACTCGCGGAGGCCCGCCGTCGTGCTCGGCATCCCGCACACATCACTCATCGAGGTCGGCATGGCGTACAGGGTATGA
- the LOC100845647 gene encoding auxin-responsive protein SAUR71, producing MAVTPVQQTNASSPLQLPSVPRPESAAAAISEASSSPSVHGSSQHSTMKRLLRRLSRVAAADACAAAGYQPLRPDAAAAKGAAASAASTSSSFSGARRLGGGARVPEGHVPVCVGEEGGPVERFAVRAELLGQPAFAALLRRAAQEYGYGHPGALRIPCAVADFRRLLLGLPLACPEDDDSLLCHH from the coding sequence ATGGCCGTCACCCCAGTACAACAAACAAACGCCTCGTCTCCTCTTCAACTCCCAAGCGTCCCTCGCCCagaatccgccgccgccgccatttcCGAAGCCTCAAGCTCCCCCAGTGTCCACGGAAGCAGCCAGCACAGCACTATGAAGCGCCTGCTCCGGCGGCTGTCCCGCGTGGCCGCGGCCGACGCCTGCGCGGCCGCCGGCTACCAGCCGCTCCGCcccgacgcggcggcggccaagggcgccgccgcctccgcggcctCGACTTCGTCGTCCTTCtccggcgcgcggcggctgggcggcggcgcgcgggttCCGGAGGGGCACGTGCCGGTgtgcgtcggcgaggagggcggGCCCGTGGAGCGCTTCGCCGTGCGCGCCGAGCTCCTGGGCCAGCCGGCGTTCGCGGCGCTGCTCCGGCGCGCCGCCCAGGAGTACGGCTACGGCCACCCGGGCGCGCTCCGCATCCCCTGCGCCGTCGCCGACTtccgtcgcctcctcctcggcctccccCTCGCCTGCCCCGAAGACGACGACTCCCTCCTCTGCCACCACTAG